CTGCTCATGAATTCAAGATATTGCAACTTTTCAGAGTGCACTTTCATCTGATAAAGAATGGCATTCAAGGAAGTTTTGAAGAAATTAGAATTGTCATACCTATCAATTTCAACCAGAGACCTAAGTTTCCTTCCAGTAGGAGAGGTATAGTATCTGAAAGCAAATAGAAGAGGGTTACACAAACATATCAAGTTCAGAAATTGCAGTAAAAAATGTGTGACTTTGTATGTCCCAAAGGTCAATAATTTTATTCACGATGCTGCAGACGCAGATGTCTGAATTTTTCCTAGATCCATGATATTTTGGAGAACATTTTGGAAAAATCATAATGTTCCAACCACAATGCAATGCACACTAGTATAAGCAGTTATGTTTTATGTTATTTTCTCTATCATTAACGATGATTTGAAAGGAAAGATGACAGCCATAAAAAGTTGAACCAACTTGTGTTGCAAAAGAGAATAAGATCAGAGCAAATACAGCACTGAAAGAAAAGAATTACTTACACATCAGCAAATTTGGTACCCCCTTCACCTCTTATCCTAATCTGCCTTTCCCATCCACGAGGGGGTTGTGCAATATTGGGTTTGTCAATAGCCCAAAGCCTGCTGCCATCCTGAGATATATCTTCTGGATCATTGCATGTTACATCAGGTTTCCATTCACGAGCTCTTTTACATACAAAAGGTTCCTGTATAATACGTTCACGAATTTCTTCATACTTCTTTTTCGTTGGGATAAGCCTCCATTTAAAACATTTTGCACATTGGACAGTGAATGCTCCAATAGATGGAGATATCCCCCTTGTTATGACTGACTTCTGCAAATGATTTTCTCCCAGTTCATCTTGCTCTTTATCTCCTGCTTCAGAGTTGAAAACGACCATTTGATTTGATGCAGTTTCTGAAGCAAACCCGTCATTGTCAAATCGGGGGCCATTGCTATCAGAAGGCACCGTAATCTGACTGTTCTTTGATGATTGAGGAGATTTAGAACTTTCCATCGGTTTTGTACAAATTATTAGAGCCTAGGTACCTGCAGTTGGTAATTGTTAGAATTTCCTGCTGCAAACAGAAGAATGGTTCCATGTGGAATATGTGCACATTATGTATCACATCCAGTACTCATGAAGGTTCAAATATTGCATGATATATAATAGTGTGATGGGATGATAACCTGACCTGCATAAGCAAACCAACCTACTTGGTTAACAATCTTTTGTAAAAAGTTAGAAGACTGATGCTTTAAGTGCAGTTGTGATGGCTTATTTTATGCTTCACTGAACAAGAGATTGATTACATAGCATAATGCACACAAGACAAACTGCATATTCCCCATTAGTCAACTGCACTAGCGACTCGCAATTATCGATCTGACACACAAACAGATCTCAGCAACAGAAATGTAGCTCAATGGGTTGAGCCTATCTCAATTTCTTGAACAATAACATATATAAAGGCAAATCAttcattgggggggggggggggggggggggtggggggggggggggggggggggggtggggtgtGGGGGgggtttgttttttgtttttttttttttttttttgtttttttttttttttttttttttttttttttttttttttttttttttgtttttttttttttttttttttttctttttttttttttttttttttttttttgtttttttttgtttttttttttgttttttttttttttgtttttttttttttttttttttttttttttttttttttttttttttttttttttttttttttttttttttttttttttttttttttttttttttgttttttttttgtttttgtttttttttttttttttttattttttttttttttttttttttttttttttttttttttttttttttttttttttttttttttttttttttttttttttttttttttttttttttttttttttttttttttttttttgttaattttttttttttttttttttgggggcgCGGTTTGTTAATATGAAATCTAGAGATGGCAGAGGTGTCCGCAAAGAACCCTATGCAAAAGGCAGGAGTTAATACGGGGGTAGCAATTTTGTTAGAAAATGGCCAGCGCCCGCAGCTTGTGTAGATCGATCTTGCGCGCTGAATAACCTAGCTGAACCACGCGCGAATGGACTAGACTAGGGTGCCATGCAGCAAGCAAATCGCTCCCGGCTGAATGGGGAGAGTTGATTTGGATGTGATTGCTCTCACTCAGAAAAAAGGTGGTTTCCTAGACCAAAGCGAGCTCCTAAACCACCCCGTCCAGCTTGCCTAGGTCACTCACCAGAGAACGAAGAAATCGATCCGAGCCCGGACGGATCTCCACCCCGAGCCGACCCAGTGTCTACGATTTGAGCATGCAGGCGGCCCCCAGCGGCGGCCTCCGAAGATATCCAGGTACAGGGGGACGGAGACTGGGGCTGGGGACGGGAAGGGGGTGCTCCGGCGAAGAACAGCGGGGTTTACGGCGGAGGGGAGGGGTTGAGGATGGGAGTACTTACTCGCGTTCTCCGCCGCGTGCCCGATGGCCCGATCGGGTTCTGGCCCGAATGGAGGCCTCGTGCGCTGCCTGGGGCGCGGCTCCCTGCAACTCTGCAACCCTCCTTGTGAAAGATCAGTTATTCCAGGCCTCCAGCTTTTTACACTGTAGGCCTTATTTGTATTCGTCGCAATGGATTGGGgtgaaattaaactaagtttCGTTCCATTTCATTTTAACACATGCGGATTGAAGTGAATACATGTGTATATAGCCATAGTATTATTTTACTAATTACCTTATTTACTGTAAAAAAAATATAAAGCACCTCCGCAAGATCCTCTTTCTCCTTTTACCTtataaaatggattgaagaaaaaaaatgaattgtagact
Above is a genomic segment from Miscanthus floridulus cultivar M001 chromosome 3, ASM1932011v1, whole genome shotgun sequence containing:
- the LOC136542106 gene encoding methyl-CpG-binding domain-containing protein 2-like; the protein is MESSKSPQSSKNSQITVPSDSNGPRFDNDGFASETASNQMVVFNSEAGDKEQDELGENHLQKSVITRGISPSIGAFTVQCAKCFKWRLIPTKKKYEEIRERIIQEPFVCKRAREWKPDVTCNDPEDISQDGSRLWAIDKPNIAQPPRGWERQIRIRGEGGTKFADVYYTSPTGRKLRSLVEIDRFLQENPEYVAQGVTLAQFSFQIPRPLRQDYVKKKTKLINPTDEASTITSKSFQPEEVNPIAWAVPTAHEGDASEEASLADETLASEVVLTRKRKVESSSSVEPNHLSDELEPKLADAQNGETSN